The following are encoded in a window of Primulina eburnea isolate SZY01 chromosome 4, ASM2296580v1, whole genome shotgun sequence genomic DNA:
- the LOC140829311 gene encoding uncharacterized protein, whose product MRGALLRNLYLHSRNLRSFRNFELKSIVSNRCTNCYGCYSTENAALIHRFPATFRFFSSGNDNDESESSVGNLEDKKEVTNEVEDVSNKELKLQMEDYFKNFNEGALPSILESILKRRLSGKHEDTDDELMDELQREPLDNVKDEDFESDFEEAFETDEEIDDLYNTREIVMKQMTSDPYGNMDDRKWDEMIREATEHGYLKDTRECEEILEDMLHWDNLLPDDIKKKVQKKFDEIGDRVEKGELEVEEGYALFKEFEDQVVLECTKLMEAEESPKFDETVVPDNRKELDDPPGEGPILRWQTRVVFAPGGDAWHPKNRKVKLAVTVKELGLSKHQFLRLRELAGKRYNPGKDELTITSERFEHREENRKDCLRTLFALIEDAGKARKLVEDARISEVKKRLVSNPKFMQRLQAKSRIA is encoded by the exons ATGAGAGGAGCTCTGCTCAGGAATTTATATCTACACTCTCGCAATCTCCGCTCCTTTCGCAACTTCGAACTCAAATCTATTGTTTCTAATCGTTGTACGAATTGTTATGGTTGCTACAGCACTGAAAATGCAGCGTTGATCCACCGTTTTCCTGCGACATTTCGATTTTTTTCATCTGGAAATGACAACGATGAGTCAGAATCTAGCGTAGGGAATTTAGAAGACAAGAAAGAGGTGACGAATGAGGTGGAAGATGTGAGCAACAAAG AATTAAAACTACAGATGGAGGACTATTTCAAGAACTTTAACGAGGGGGCACTTCCGTCAATCCTGGAGTCTATTCTGAAGAGAAGACTCTCTGGAAAGCATGAAGACACAGATGATGAGTTAATGGATGAGCTTCAGCGGGAACCCTTGGATAATGTTAAGGATGAAGATTTCGAATCTGATTTCGAGGAGGCTTTTGAAACTGACGAAGAAATTGATGATTTGTATAATACTCGGGAAATTGTGATGAAGCAGATGACTTCGGATCCTTATGGCAACATGGATGACCGGAAGTGGGATGAAATGATCAGGGAGGCCACCGAGCACGGTTATCTCAAGGATACAAGGGAATGTGAAGAAATATTGGAGGACATGCTTCACTGGGACAACCTTCTACCTG ACGATATCAAGAAGAAGGTGCAAAAGAAATTTGACGAGATAGGTGATAGGGTTGAAAAAGGTGAGTTAGAAGTTGAAGAAGGTTATGCATTATTTAAGGAGTTTGAAGATCAAGTGGTCTTGGAATGTACCAAACTGATGGAAGCAGAGGAATCTCCAAAGTTTGACGAGACTGTTGTTCCTGATAACAGAAAGGAACTCGATGATCCTCCAGGTGAGGGACCAATTCTTAGGTGGCAAACTCGTGTGGTCTTTGCTCCTGGTGGTGATGCTTGGCATCCCAAAAATAGAAAAGTGAAGTTGGCTGTTACTGTAAAAGAGCTTGGTCTATCCAAGCATCAGTTTTTGCGGCTAAGAGAATTAGCTGGAAAACGGTATAATCCTGGGAAAGATGAACTTACCATCACTAGCGAAAG GTTTGAACATCGGGAGGAAAATAGAAAGGATTGCCTCAGAACCTTGTTTGCTTTAATCGAGGATGCTGGAAAAGCTAGGAAGCTAGTGGAGGATGCTCGAATTTCTGAAGTGAAGAAGAGGCTTGTGTCTAATCCGAAATTCATGCAGAGGTTGCAAGCGAAGTCAAGAATAGCATAA